A single genomic interval of Danio aesculapii chromosome 5, fDanAes4.1, whole genome shotgun sequence harbors:
- the zgc:114041 gene encoding monocarboxylate transporter 13: MSRRSRDPPDGGYGWVVVASAFFIMGLTAAVLKNFGLFFLELQNYYSVLTSTTSLMTSTTIAVFHLGSPLASALSMHLSHRPVIMIGGLLAASGMIISSLGLSLPWMYLSVGVIQGLGVSFTWVPANSMVNHYFKRWRPIACAISSSGECVFGMAFSPFFQWLIESYTWRGALLIIGGLQLNLIVCGALMKPLQPAQTCRKPMTDSKEETRTSKKVTFQCSLIQRPELLLYIVFAILAAAGFFIPPLFLVPYVNNLGMNQYWAASLLSVLSLADLLGRLGCGWLANLRLLRNLQLLTMVATAMGVVLLLLPIAYSYWSVLAFTSLYGILFGCVVAIHVTSIVDIVGLEGFDSALGLFMLLRSIGGFLGPPAAGWLVDWTHNFGAAFYLSGICLVLSGCFVLLVDRLVEKKKLQETLQDPCTETTDHKADV, translated from the exons ATGTCGAGGCGCTCCAGAGACCCACCGGATGGTGGTTATGGCTGGGTTGTGGTTGCATCGGCTTTCTTCATTATGGGTCTCACCGCGGCGGTGCTGAAAAACTTTGGCTTGTTTTTCCTCGAACTCCAAAACTACTACAGCGTCCTCACCAGCACTACCTCATTGATGACCTCCACCACCATTGCTGTGTTTCACCTGGGAT CTCCTCTGGCCAGTGCTCTCAGCATGCATCTGTCCCACCGGCCTGTTATCATGATCGGAGGACTTCTGGCTGCCTCAGGAATGATTATCTCCTCTTTGGGCCTCAGTCTGCCTTGGATGTATCTGTCTGTGGGTGTAATTCAAG GACTGGGAGTCTCGTTTACTTGGGTTCCAGCGAACAGCATGGTCAACCACTATTTCAAACGCTGGCGTCCCATCGCCTGCGCCATCTCCAGTTCTGGAGAGTGTGTCTTCGGCATGGCCTTCAGCCCGTTTTTCCAGTGGCTCATTGAAAGCTACACCTGGCGGGGCGCTCTTCTGATCATCGGCGGTCTCCAGCTTAATCTGATTGTCTGTGGTGCTCTGATGAAGCCCCTCCAACCTGCACAAACCTGCAGGAAACCTATGACCGACTCAAAAGAGGAAACCAGGACATCAAAAAAAGTCACTTTCCAATGCTCTCTCATTCAGAGGCCTGAGCTGCTGCTTTATATTGTGTTCGCCATCTTGGCTGCAGCAGGTTTTTTCATCCCACCATTGTTCCTGGTGCCGTATGTCAACAATTTAGGTATGAATCAATACTGGGCTGCCTCTCTTTTGTCAGTGCTGTCATTGGCAGACCTGTTGGGCAGACTGGGATGTGGTTGGCTGGCTAATTTGCGCCTTTTGCGAAACCTCCAGCTGTTGACTATGGTGGCGACGGCTATGGGAGTTGTGTTGCTTCTGCTGCCCATTGCGTACAGCTACTGGAGCGTACTGGCATTTACATCGCTCTATGGAATTTTGTTTGGCTGTGTGGTGGCCATTCATGTGACCAGTATTGTGGATATCGTTGGACTGGAGGGTTTTGACAGCGCTCTAGGCCTCTTCATGCTGTTACGGAGCATTGGAGGATTTCTGGGTCCACCCGCTGCAG GCTGGCTGGTGGACTGGACTCACAACTTCGGTGCTGCTTTCTACTTGTCTGGCATCTGTCTGGTCCTGTCTGGGTGTTTCGTGTTGCTCGTGGACCGGCTGGTGGAGAAGAAGAAGCTCCAGGAAACACTTCAAGATCCATGCACTGAGACTACAGATCACAAAGCAGACGTTTAA